One Edaphobacter lichenicola DNA window includes the following coding sequences:
- a CDS encoding sugar transferase: MATPDYLQQVIVSERKYAGNGRRASRAGDGVFRRPSITSTVWASLDLLTVVIAAVVALRFRVATPADVPTLHVLPHLIRSSPNLLFFYIGWYGICLIFFTRSYGLYGTIQHHSGLHEQRMTIQASLTSGLLLCGTLYLSSGEAISRIVVGLMVVFTTVLLCLRRALWRRMVYRRFRAGIETRNVLIVGAGRVGHALRNHIDTLQHLGFRFKGFVALTEREAESGNADVIGDARNCLSLARSLFVDEIFFSVPAEEKMVIRMVEEARIAGIDVRVVPDMYDGLAWNAKVEYVGQFPTIPLHRRDFPIGGFLLKRVLDTTVSVIGLVLTAPVMLAIAVAIRLDSPGPIFYKAQRIGRKGRAFSCYKFRTMVQNADKLKADLEHMNERDSVLFKIKKDPRITKVGRVLRKYSLDELPQFYNVLKGDMSLVGPRPPMAAEVEQYDLAHLRRLDVLPGITGLWQVEARQDPSFDSYISLDTAYVENWSLIMDLRILARTVGVVLSGTGS, encoded by the coding sequence ATGGCGACACCGGATTATCTGCAGCAGGTCATCGTTTCAGAGAGAAAATACGCTGGGAATGGAAGACGCGCGTCAAGGGCCGGCGACGGGGTCTTCCGCAGGCCGTCGATCACGAGCACGGTGTGGGCCTCGCTGGACCTGCTGACCGTGGTGATTGCGGCGGTTGTAGCTCTAAGGTTCCGTGTAGCGACACCCGCGGATGTGCCTACGCTGCATGTGCTCCCGCATCTGATCAGGTCTTCCCCGAATCTTCTGTTTTTTTATATTGGCTGGTATGGAATCTGCCTGATCTTCTTTACGCGGTCGTATGGGCTGTATGGGACGATTCAGCACCATAGCGGATTGCATGAACAGAGGATGACGATTCAGGCATCGCTGACCTCGGGCCTGCTTCTGTGCGGGACGCTTTACCTGTCGAGCGGCGAGGCGATCTCCCGAATCGTGGTTGGGTTGATGGTGGTGTTTACGACGGTGCTGCTGTGTCTGCGGCGCGCGTTGTGGCGGAGGATGGTCTATCGGCGATTCCGGGCAGGCATTGAGACGCGGAATGTCTTGATTGTGGGCGCAGGGCGCGTGGGGCACGCGCTGAGGAACCATATCGACACGCTGCAGCATCTGGGTTTTCGATTCAAGGGCTTTGTGGCGTTGACCGAGCGTGAGGCGGAGTCCGGCAACGCGGATGTGATTGGCGATGCGAGGAACTGCCTGTCGCTGGCACGATCGTTGTTTGTGGATGAGATCTTCTTTTCCGTTCCGGCGGAAGAGAAGATGGTGATCCGCATGGTGGAAGAGGCTCGGATCGCCGGCATCGATGTCCGCGTGGTTCCGGATATGTATGACGGCCTGGCGTGGAATGCGAAGGTCGAATATGTCGGTCAGTTTCCGACGATTCCGCTGCACCGCAGAGACTTTCCTATCGGCGGATTTTTGCTGAAGCGGGTGCTGGATACGACAGTTTCAGTGATTGGGCTGGTGTTGACTGCGCCTGTGATGCTGGCGATTGCCGTTGCGATTCGTCTGGACTCTCCGGGGCCTATCTTTTATAAGGCGCAGCGGATTGGGCGAAAAGGTCGCGCGTTCTCCTGCTACAAGTTTCGAACGATGGTGCAGAACGCGGATAAGTTGAAGGCCGATCTGGAACACATGAACGAGCGCGACAGCGTGCTGTTCAAGATCAAGAAGGACCCTCGGATTACGAAGGTAGGCAGGGTGTTGCGGAAGTATTCGCTCGATGAGCTGCCGCAGTTTTATAACGTGCTGAAGGGCGATATGAGCCTGGTGGGGCCGCGGCCTCCGATGGCGGCTGAGGTGGAGCAGTACGATCTTGCGCATCTGCGGCGGCTGGATGTGCTGCCGGGCATTACCGGGCTGTGGCAGGTGGAGGCGCGGCAGGATCCCTCGTTCGACAGCTATATCTCGCTGGATACGGCGTACGTCGAGAACTGGAGTCTGATTATGGATCTTCGGATTCTGGCGCGCACGGTGGGTGTGGTGTTGAGCGGGACAGGCTCCTAA
- a CDS encoding ABC transporter ATP-binding protein → MAEPDDKIEEQQPEVTADTPLIESVSEDVSVEVGDFIQQAAEQNEAAAEAVPDVKNKPGPYISFEHVYKSFGEFVVLEDVSFYVLPGETLCILGRSGVGKSVSLQMLLGFLKPDKGMIKVAGENICGFGERELQEIRRKVTMVFQNGALFDSITVGENVAFPMRERGEMAEDQILQVVKGLLEMVGVAGMESLLPSDLSTGMKRSVAIARALASQPEAVLYDEPTTMVDPLMAHLLGDLIERLKQQLHLTSIVVTHDMRLAKKLADRVVFLSAGKAIFFGTMEEMERSRDPILQEFLALDELVTPV, encoded by the coding sequence ATGGCAGAGCCGGATGACAAGATCGAGGAACAGCAGCCTGAGGTAACCGCGGATACTCCGCTGATTGAGAGCGTGTCGGAGGATGTGTCGGTGGAGGTGGGCGATTTTATCCAGCAGGCGGCGGAGCAGAATGAGGCTGCTGCCGAGGCTGTGCCGGATGTGAAGAACAAGCCGGGGCCCTACATCTCGTTTGAGCATGTGTACAAGTCGTTCGGCGAGTTTGTGGTGCTGGAGGATGTGAGCTTCTACGTGCTGCCGGGGGAGACGCTGTGCATCCTGGGACGAAGCGGCGTGGGTAAGTCGGTGTCGCTGCAGATGCTGCTGGGCTTTTTGAAGCCGGATAAGGGGATGATCAAGGTTGCGGGGGAGAATATCTGTGGCTTCGGGGAGAGGGAGTTACAGGAGATTCGCCGCAAGGTGACGATGGTCTTTCAGAACGGAGCGCTGTTCGACTCGATTACGGTGGGAGAGAACGTCGCGTTTCCGATGCGGGAGCGCGGGGAGATGGCGGAGGACCAGATTCTGCAGGTGGTGAAGGGGCTGCTGGAGATGGTGGGGGTCGCGGGGATGGAAAGCCTGTTGCCGTCTGACCTCTCGACAGGGATGAAGCGGTCGGTTGCGATTGCGCGGGCGTTGGCGTCGCAGCCGGAGGCGGTGCTGTATGACGAGCCGACGACGATGGTGGACCCGCTGATGGCACATCTTCTCGGAGATTTAATTGAACGGTTGAAGCAACAGTTGCATCTCACCAGCATTGTGGTGACTCACGACATGCGGCTGGCGAAGAAGCTCGCAGATAGAGTGGTGTTTTTGAGCGCAGGCAAAGCGATTTTCTTTGGAACGATGGAAGAGATGGAACGCAGTCGGGATCCGATCCTTCAGGAGTTTCTGGCGCTGGATGAGTTGGTGACTCCGGTCTAG
- the mobA gene encoding molybdenum cofactor guanylyltransferase: protein MACPVPEEVGGYVLAGGKSSRMGRDKALLELAGKPLVRHAVTKLRRVCMDVRILSGNPELAAYAPIVADLHPGCGPMGGMEAALAHSVFEWNLFMPVDMPFLPSAFLRHWVRRTLVEKERGARLAMFTVDGLPQPTLAMVHRDAAPFVASAVERGEFKLYPVLERAGRELAEKQGVVLGMTFRNLPWSDQSKFEATPNLYGPRQEVWLATTEAQQAAKHLWFANLNTPEEFAEAERHVDALDT, encoded by the coding sequence ATGGCCTGCCCGGTCCCGGAAGAGGTCGGCGGATATGTGCTGGCGGGTGGGAAGAGTTCGCGCATGGGGCGGGACAAGGCTCTGCTGGAGTTGGCGGGTAAGCCGCTGGTGCGCCATGCGGTGACGAAGCTGCGACGGGTGTGCATGGATGTACGGATTCTGAGCGGCAACCCAGAGCTTGCGGCGTACGCGCCGATTGTGGCTGACTTGCATCCCGGTTGCGGGCCAATGGGGGGGATGGAGGCGGCGCTGGCTCACTCGGTCTTTGAGTGGAATCTGTTTATGCCGGTGGATATGCCGTTTCTTCCTTCGGCGTTTTTGCGCCACTGGGTTCGCAGGACGCTGGTTGAGAAGGAAAGGGGAGCGAGGCTGGCAATGTTTACGGTGGATGGCCTTCCGCAGCCCACGCTGGCGATGGTTCACCGGGACGCCGCCCCCTTTGTGGCGAGTGCGGTAGAGCGGGGGGAGTTCAAGTTGTATCCGGTATTGGAGCGGGCGGGCAGGGAACTGGCCGAGAAGCAGGGAGTCGTGCTCGGCATGACATTCCGCAATTTGCCATGGAGCGATCAATCGAAGTTTGAGGCGACGCCAAATCTATACGGTCCGCGGCAAGAAGTCTGGCTGGCAACGACCGAGGCGCAGCAGGCGGCGAAGCATCTCTGGTTTGCGAATTTGAATACGCCGGAGGAGTTTGCGGAGGCGGAGCGGCATGTCGATGCACTGGATACATAG
- a CDS encoding dipeptidase, with product MMTAVAFGRENKGRFVEELKALLRIPSVSTAPEHAGDVRGAAEFVAAELKRIGMENVRLIETSTAGRKGHPLVYADWLHAAPGADGKAKPTVLCYGHYDVQPAEPLDEWKSPPFEPTERDGNIYARGAVDDKGQMWMHVKALESLMAAGGGTLPVNVRVIVEGEEEVGGEGIAAFVREHGDQLKADVALVSDTEMFAPELPTLCVGLRGMIYTEIEARGAKTDLHSGMYGGAAPNPFVALAQVIAKLKDENGKILIPGFYDEVQKPTADELKAWKALPFDEEHYCATEVGSSVLTGEPGLSVQERTWARPTLDVHGMPGGFVGVGAKTVIPAKAVAKVSMRLVPDMTPAESFRRYKAYVESIAPKGVQLEVRLIHAGDPIVVSTDNSYVKAATEAMREVFGKETVFVRGGGSIPIVGDFVRELKVPTVMMGFGLPDDNLHAPNEKFHLANFHRGIESIVRFLSGVGA from the coding sequence ATGATGACTGCGGTTGCGTTTGGGCGGGAGAACAAGGGGCGTTTTGTTGAGGAGTTGAAGGCTCTGCTGCGGATTCCTTCGGTGTCTACGGCTCCGGAGCATGCGGGTGATGTGCGGGGGGCTGCGGAGTTTGTTGCGGCTGAGCTGAAGAGGATTGGGATGGAGAACGTGCGTCTGATTGAGACGAGTACTGCGGGGCGGAAGGGGCATCCGCTGGTGTATGCGGACTGGTTGCATGCGGCGCCGGGAGCGGATGGGAAGGCCAAGCCTACGGTGCTTTGTTATGGGCACTACGATGTTCAGCCGGCGGAGCCTCTGGATGAGTGGAAGTCGCCTCCGTTTGAGCCTACGGAGAGGGATGGGAATATCTATGCTCGCGGTGCGGTGGATGACAAGGGGCAGATGTGGATGCATGTGAAGGCGCTGGAGTCGCTGATGGCTGCGGGCGGTGGGACGCTGCCGGTGAATGTGCGGGTGATCGTTGAGGGAGAGGAAGAGGTTGGCGGGGAGGGGATCGCTGCGTTTGTGCGGGAGCATGGCGATCAGCTGAAGGCGGATGTGGCGCTGGTGAGCGATACGGAGATGTTTGCGCCGGAGCTGCCGACGCTGTGCGTGGGGCTGCGCGGGATGATCTACACCGAAATTGAGGCTCGCGGGGCGAAGACGGATCTGCACTCGGGGATGTATGGCGGGGCGGCTCCGAATCCGTTTGTCGCGCTGGCTCAGGTGATTGCGAAGTTGAAGGATGAGAACGGGAAGATTTTGATTCCGGGATTTTATGACGAGGTGCAGAAGCCGACGGCGGATGAGTTGAAGGCGTGGAAGGCGCTGCCTTTTGATGAAGAGCACTATTGCGCGACGGAGGTTGGGTCGAGTGTGCTGACGGGCGAGCCGGGGTTGAGTGTGCAGGAGCGGACGTGGGCGAGACCGACGCTCGATGTGCATGGGATGCCGGGCGGGTTTGTTGGAGTGGGCGCTAAGACTGTGATTCCCGCGAAGGCCGTGGCGAAGGTGAGCATGAGGCTGGTGCCGGATATGACTCCGGCGGAGAGCTTTCGGAGGTACAAGGCCTATGTGGAGTCGATTGCGCCGAAGGGAGTGCAGCTCGAGGTGCGGTTGATTCATGCGGGCGATCCGATTGTGGTGAGCACGGATAACTCTTACGTGAAGGCTGCGACGGAGGCGATGCGCGAGGTGTTCGGGAAGGAGACTGTGTTTGTGCGTGGCGGGGGGTCGATTCCGATTGTGGGGGACTTTGTGCGGGAGCTGAAGGTGCCGACGGTGATGATGGGATTCGGGCTGCCGGATGACAACCTTCATGCGCCGAACGAGAAGTTTCATCTGGCGAACTTTCATCGCGGCATCGAGTCGATTGTGCGGTTTTTGAGTGGCGTGGGTGCCTGA
- a CDS encoding cupin domain-containing protein → MTTSLKDGTMIDKMAQFDLPQEIADSEQKKPWQSGQYAKTLFKKHDLRVVLILMENAAKMKEHHADGTLSVQVLKGQIRFTVHGKPHDLKTGELITLGASIRHEVEALQDSAFLLTISWPSNQDLLAMKHRGYGT, encoded by the coding sequence ATGACCACCTCCCTCAAAGACGGCACCATGATCGACAAGATGGCGCAGTTCGACCTACCCCAGGAGATCGCCGACTCCGAGCAGAAGAAGCCCTGGCAATCCGGCCAGTACGCCAAGACCCTGTTCAAGAAACACGACCTCCGAGTCGTCCTCATCCTCATGGAGAACGCAGCCAAGATGAAGGAGCATCACGCGGACGGAACCCTCTCCGTCCAGGTCCTCAAGGGGCAGATACGTTTCACCGTCCACGGCAAGCCCCACGACCTCAAAACAGGAGAGCTCATCACTCTCGGCGCCTCCATCCGGCACGAAGTAGAGGCCCTTCAGGACTCCGCCTTCCTCCTCACCATCTCCTGGCCCAGCAATCAGGATCTGCTGGCTATGAAGCATCGCGGTTACGGCACCTAG
- a CDS encoding class I SAM-dependent methyltransferase, whose product MSAHLKTGQTWNTEDYAANGRFVATLASDVVALLAPQPGEHILDLGCGDGALTEQLAATGAILTGVDASPTMLAAARERSLHSAVNFAGARSFAVEQQDATALPYNNQFDAVFSNAALHWITGISGHQATLAGVHRALRSTNPQARFVAEMGGHGNVAAIRTALQATLAPFHIDAEATAASFFPSPALYRRLLESAGFTVQSIALIPRPTPLPNGMESWLNTFRNGVLDRLNPHDRTAALTDTIALLEPILRDADGNWIADYVRLRFHATLS is encoded by the coding sequence ATGAGCGCCCACCTCAAAACCGGCCAAACCTGGAACACCGAAGACTACGCCGCCAACGGCCGCTTCGTCGCCACCCTAGCCTCTGACGTCGTCGCTCTCCTCGCCCCCCAACCCGGCGAACACATCCTCGATCTCGGCTGCGGCGACGGCGCCCTCACCGAACAACTCGCTGCCACCGGCGCCATCCTCACCGGCGTCGACGCCTCACCCACCATGCTCGCCGCCGCCCGTGAGCGCAGCCTCCACAGCGCCGTCAATTTTGCTGGCGCCCGCAGCTTTGCTGTAGAACAACAGGACGCAACCGCGCTCCCCTACAACAACCAGTTCGACGCCGTCTTCTCCAACGCCGCCCTCCACTGGATCACCGGCATCTCCGGCCATCAGGCCACGCTCGCCGGCGTTCACCGCGCCCTCCGCAGCACCAATCCACAAGCCCGCTTCGTCGCCGAGATGGGCGGACACGGCAACGTCGCCGCCATCCGCACCGCACTCCAGGCTACCCTCGCGCCCTTCCACATCGACGCCGAAGCCACCGCCGCCAGCTTCTTCCCCTCGCCCGCACTCTATCGCCGTCTCCTCGAATCCGCGGGCTTCACGGTCCAATCCATCGCGCTCATCCCTCGCCCCACGCCGCTCCCCAACGGCATGGAGTCCTGGCTCAACACCTTCCGCAACGGTGTCCTCGACCGCCTCAATCCACACGATCGCACAGCAGCACTCACTGACACCATCGCCCTGCTCGAGCCCATTCTCCGCGACGCCGACGGCAACTGGATCGCCGACTACGTTCGCCTTCGCTTCCATGCCACCCTCAGCTAA